A genome region from Hippopotamus amphibius kiboko isolate mHipAmp2 chromosome 1, mHipAmp2.hap2, whole genome shotgun sequence includes the following:
- the LOC130852654 gene encoding PEST proteolytic signal-containing nuclear protein-like: MLLSTLHEINLATVSRMDLKLEEGLYFGDILTILPPNTPSVHKTKSVAGAGEEKPEKPQRAGAAGGPEEEAEKPVKTKTVSSSNGGENSSRSAEKRSAEEEAADLPTKPTKISKFGFAIGSQTTKKASAISIKLGSSKPKETVPTLAPKTLSVAAAFNEDEDSEPEEMPPEAKMRMKNIGRDTPTSAGPNSFNKGKHGFSDNQKLWERNIKSHLGNVHDQDN; the protein is encoded by the exons ATGCTTCTGTCTACATTGCATGAGATCAACCTGGCCACTGTGTCGCGAATGGATTTGAAGCTGGAAGAAG GCCTTTACTTTGGAGACATCCTCACCATCCTCCCACCAAACACCCCCTCTGTCCACAAAACCAAAAGCGTGGCCGGG GCGGGAGAGGAAAAGCCTGAGAAACCGCAGCGAGCTGGAGCCGCCGGAGGACCtgaagaagaagcagaaaaaccTGTGAAAACTAAGACTGTTTCTTCCAGTAATGGAGGGGAAAATTCCAGTCGCAGCGCTGAGAAGCGATCAGCTGAAGAAGAAGCTGCAGACCTCCCAACAAAGCCTACAAAGATCTCCAAGTTTGGATTTGCCATAGGTAGTCAGACGACAAAGAAAGCCTCAGCCATATCCATCAAACTTGGCTCAAGTAAGCCTAAAGAAACCGTTCCAACTCTTGCTCCAAAAACTCTTTCAGTAGCAGCAGCTTTTAATGAAGATGAAGATAGTGAACCAGAGGAAATGCCTCCGGAAGCAAAGATGAGGATGAAGAATATTGGAAGGGATACACCAACATCAGCAGGACCAAATTCCTTCAATAAAGGAAAGCATGGGTTTTCTGATAACCAGAAGCTATGGGAGCGAAATATAAAATCTCATCTTGGAAATGTCCATGATCAAGACAATTAA